The following are from one region of the Ignavibacteriota bacterium genome:
- a CDS encoding response regulator, with the protein MKSLFKITFVIFAFGYSLCIAQQSKITFEHFGLKDGLPSLTVPCLFQDRIGYLWFGTFHGIAKYDGYLFVSYTPIEGDSTSISNAYIRAICDDSYGNIWIGHSQGLDKFNNSTESFTHFILNNKFPLTDWCNHVLSLLEDSDSTLWIGTGRGLYKFNRETESFEWYTHNDSDSGSLSSNNINAIYEDKDKKLWFATGKGLNYYNKEKNSFVHYLYPAEKYKDYGNVDNPYWLLSILEDNVGTFWLGSSGGIIEFNRKTNEHVLYQHDEKDPESLADNIVLSISEDKEGYLWISTKEGVDIFDKKTKVFYHNKHDNKDPQSIGSNDVGQIITEKSGTIWISLYGAGGVAKYTPPNPQIKQYNDNNFLSGNIQIIYEDEKKTLWVGLQDGLLKFNSKKEIFEKILFNKEINHILEDQTGTLWANIWKEGIYKINKNDIANTFLDARKAKFPTSNTAICKSENGNFWIGNTVGDIFQFNPLSDESEIIAHYPTWIEAVFEDSKGILWIGTREMGIICYNINAKVFNYYSHIANDSLTISGNNVTQFCEDKNGDIWIIASQTINKFERLKNRFIHNIGKNNFPNDVYYIMEDGNRKLWFTTLAGAVIYDIDSNNFTTYRNLIGIGYKSKNGEILLNDFSSIIRFNPDSLRENPFIPPIVITDFRLFEKSHSFGKEIQVPYNENYISFEFAALSFINPEKNQYSYKMEGVDKDWINSGSRRYASYPNLDPGEYTFRVKGSNNDGVWNEAGTSVLIIISPPWWKTWWAYSSYALIFAFTLFGIRRYEMNRLKLKDKIKLDEAVLKEKEETDKMKSSFFANISHEFRTPLTLILGPAEKISSKTSDDVVKDANIIKRNSRRLLQLINQLLDLSKLESGKLKLEVSKGNIVSFVKGVALSFESLAESKDITLKLLPEKEFIEMYFDKEKMMKILTNILSNAFKFTSEEGKITVSIKENKLSSVISRESSTEKSLSTNNEIPKQVRDDNVVEIKIRDTGIGITQEEIPKLFDRFYQVDSSHTREYEGTGIGLALTKELVELHHGRIIVESEKGIFTEFTLQFPLGRDHLNDEEIIDEKADVILTPDKVGMKNLSLDSTVLINTRDSSSSVSSRTPQNDIEANGDKTIILVVEDNYDMRQYIRESLDGNYLIEEAVNGEQGVRKAEKIIPDLIISDMMMPKMDGNELVRILKNDEKTSHIPIILLTAKAGQENKLEGLEIGADDYLTKPFDIKELQVRIKNLISIRKKLQEKFSKIATQIPEINKQKLSSLDEKFMVRVGEVIDKHISEEEFDIEQFCSEIGMSRTQLHRKLKALTGKSASIYVRSFKLEKARKLIADQSGNISEVAYSLGFSSPAYFSKCFKEEFGYPPSDVKK; encoded by the coding sequence ATGAAATCTTTGTTCAAAATAACGTTTGTCATTTTCGCATTTGGATATTCGCTTTGCATCGCTCAGCAATCAAAAATTACTTTTGAACATTTTGGATTAAAGGATGGTTTACCCTCACTTACCGTTCCCTGCCTTTTTCAAGATCGCATTGGTTATCTATGGTTTGGAACTTTCCATGGGATTGCTAAATATGATGGATATTTATTCGTTTCTTATACACCGATTGAAGGAGATTCAACTAGCATTTCAAATGCATATATCAGAGCTATTTGTGATGATAGTTATGGAAATATCTGGATTGGACACTCACAAGGACTAGATAAATTTAATAATTCAACAGAATCCTTTACTCATTTTATTCTTAATAATAAATTTCCCTTAACGGATTGGTGTAATCATGTGCTTTCACTCTTGGAGGATAGTGATAGTACCCTTTGGATAGGTACAGGGCGTGGGCTGTATAAATTTAACCGGGAAACAGAATCTTTTGAGTGGTATACTCACAATGACAGTGATTCAGGAAGTTTAAGCAGCAATAATATTAATGCAATTTATGAAGATAAAGATAAAAAGCTTTGGTTTGCAACTGGTAAAGGCCTAAACTATTATAATAAAGAAAAGAACTCATTTGTACATTATTTATATCCAGCAGAAAAATATAAAGACTATGGAAATGTTGATAATCCTTATTGGCTGCTATCAATTCTAGAAGATAATGTCGGAACATTTTGGCTTGGTAGTAGTGGAGGAATAATAGAGTTTAATCGGAAAACAAATGAACATGTTTTATATCAGCATGATGAGAAAGATCCTGAGAGTCTGGCTGATAATATAGTGCTTTCAATTAGTGAAGACAAAGAAGGCTACCTCTGGATTAGTACTAAAGAAGGAGTTGACATTTTTGATAAAAAAACTAAAGTATTTTATCATAATAAACATGACAACAAAGATCCCCAAAGTATTGGCAGCAATGATGTTGGACAAATAATTACTGAGAAATCGGGAACAATTTGGATTTCTCTTTACGGAGCTGGAGGTGTGGCTAAATATACACCACCAAATCCACAGATAAAGCAATATAATGATAACAACTTCTTATCAGGAAATATTCAGATAATTTACGAAGATGAAAAGAAAACACTTTGGGTTGGATTACAAGATGGACTTTTAAAATTTAATTCCAAAAAAGAAATTTTTGAAAAAATACTTTTCAATAAAGAGATAAATCATATTTTAGAAGACCAGACTGGAACTCTATGGGCTAATATTTGGAAAGAAGGTATTTATAAGATCAATAAGAATGATATAGCAAATACATTTCTAGATGCACGAAAAGCAAAGTTTCCAACTTCAAATACAGCAATATGTAAAAGTGAAAATGGAAATTTTTGGATTGGAAATACGGTAGGGGATATTTTTCAATTTAATCCTCTTTCTGATGAAAGTGAAATTATAGCTCATTATCCTACCTGGATCGAAGCAGTTTTTGAAGATTCAAAAGGAATATTATGGATTGGCACCAGAGAGATGGGAATAATATGTTATAATATTAATGCAAAGGTATTCAATTATTATTCACATATTGCTAATGACTCATTGACAATAAGCGGTAATAACGTAACTCAATTTTGTGAAGATAAAAATGGCGATATCTGGATTATTGCTAGCCAAACAATAAATAAATTTGAAAGATTAAAAAATAGATTTATACATAATATTGGAAAAAATAATTTCCCTAATGATGTATACTATATTATGGAAGATGGAAACAGAAAGCTTTGGTTTACTACTCTCGCGGGTGCTGTCATATATGATATTGATTCGAACAACTTCACAACTTATAGAAATTTAATCGGTATTGGATATAAAAGTAAAAATGGAGAAATATTATTAAATGATTTTAGCAGTATTATTCGATTCAATCCCGATAGTTTAAGAGAAAATCCTTTTATACCACCTATAGTTATTACAGATTTCAGGTTGTTTGAAAAATCTCATTCCTTCGGAAAAGAAATTCAAGTGCCATATAATGAAAACTATATCTCTTTTGAATTTGCTGCTTTGAGTTTTATCAATCCTGAAAAAAATCAGTATTCTTATAAAATGGAAGGAGTGGATAAGGATTGGATTAATTCCGGTTCAAGAAGATATGCTTCTTATCCAAATCTTGATCCGGGTGAATATACTTTCAGAGTGAAAGGATCCAACAACGATGGTGTTTGGAATGAAGCAGGAACTTCGGTTCTAATAATTATTTCTCCGCCTTGGTGGAAAACCTGGTGGGCTTATTCTTCGTATGCTTTGATTTTTGCATTTACTCTTTTTGGAATCAGACGTTATGAGATGAATAGATTAAAACTGAAAGATAAGATAAAGCTGGATGAAGCTGTGCTTAAAGAAAAAGAAGAAACGGATAAAATGAAATCGAGTTTCTTTGCAAATATCTCCCACGAGTTTAGAACACCGCTTACATTAATTCTTGGACCAGCAGAAAAAATCAGTTCAAAAACTTCAGATGATGTCGTAAAAGATGCGAACATTATTAAAAGAAACTCAAGACGATTACTCCAATTGATCAATCAATTATTAGATCTATCAAAGCTGGAGTCAGGTAAGTTAAAGCTTGAAGTCTCGAAAGGAAATATCGTTTCATTTGTAAAAGGTGTTGCTTTATCATTCGAATCTCTGGCTGAATCAAAGGATATAACTCTAAAACTTCTTCCTGAAAAAGAATTTATTGAAATGTATTTCGATAAAGAGAAAATGATGAAGATATTGACGAACATTTTATCGAATGCATTCAAGTTTACTTCGGAAGAAGGAAAAATTACGGTTTCGATTAAAGAGAATAAATTGAGTAGTGTCATTTCGAGGGAGTCATCGACCGAGAAATCTCTTTCGACTAACAATGAGATCCCGAAACAAGTTCGGGATGACAACGTAGTAGAAATAAAAATCAGAGATACCGGAATCGGAATAACTCAGGAAGAAATTCCAAAACTCTTTGACAGATTCTACCAGGTTGACAGCTCACACACAAGAGAATATGAAGGAACAGGAATTGGACTAGCTCTTACAAAAGAATTAGTTGAGCTTCATCACGGAAGAATAATTGTTGAAAGTGAAAAAGGAATATTTACTGAATTTACTTTGCAATTTCCTCTTGGCAGAGATCATCTAAATGATGAGGAGATCATTGATGAAAAAGCAGATGTCATTCTGACACCCGACAAAGTCGGGATGAAGAATCTCTCTCTTGATAGCACTGTGCTAATTAATACCAGAGATTCTTCGTCGTCGGTCAGCAGCAGGACTCCTCAGAATGACATTGAAGCTAATGGAGACAAAACAATCATCCTTGTTGTTGAGGACAATTATGATATGAGACAGTACATCCGAGAATCGCTCGACGGTAATTATCTGATTGAGGAAGCAGTCAACGGAGAACAAGGAGTTAGAAAAGCAGAAAAAATTATTCCCGATCTGATTATCAGTGATATGATGATGCCGAAGATGGATGGGAACGAGTTAGTGAGAATATTGAAGAACGACGAAAAGACAAGTCACATCCCTATTATTCTTCTAACAGCAAAAGCAGGACAGGAAAATAAACTTGAAGGACTTGAGATTGGTGCGGATGATTATCTTACAAAGCCATTCGACATAAAAGAACTTCAAGTAAGAATTAAAAACCTGATAAGCATCAGGAAAAAGCTTCAGGAAAAGTTCAGCAAAATTGCAACTCAGATACCAGAAATAAATAAGCAAAAGCTAAGCAGTCTTGATGAAAAATTTATGGTAAGAGTTGGAGAAGTAATTGATAAACATATTTCGGAGGAGGAGTTTGATATAGAACAATTTTGTAGTGAAATCGGAATGAGCAGAACACAGCTTCATAGAAAACTCAAGGCACTAACAGGAAAATCAGCAAGTATTTATGTGAGATCGTTTAAACTAGAAAAAGCAAGGAAATTGATAGCTGATCAGTCGGGAAATATCTCGGAAGTTGCTTACTCTTTGGGATTTTCCAGCCCAGCTTATTTTTCCAAATGTTTCAAAGAAGAATTTGGTTACCCGCCGAGTGATGTGAAAAAATAA
- a CDS encoding T9SS type A sorting domain-containing protein has protein sequence MRIDDETISTVLGNFDCKKFLLQWKVSYRLLPPPFPPVELIATNDTIWIAPDNWIVQDIIPSNPVDLSLLGIPPFYIPGLETKLTDEIVVSVPDDKTNPVSFILYQNYPNPFNPSTIIKFTIPVTLSGGEGSFVTLKVYDVLGNEVAVLVNEEKDPGIYEVDLDGSKLSSGIYIYRLTAGGFTDTKKLVLLK, from the coding sequence ATGAGAATAGACGATGAAACCATTTCAACAGTCTTAGGCAATTTTGATTGTAAAAAATTTCTTTTGCAGTGGAAGGTTTCATACAGATTGCTGCCGCCTCCATTTCCACCAGTTGAATTAATTGCAACAAATGATACGATTTGGATTGCTCCAGATAACTGGATTGTTCAGGATATTATTCCCTCAAATCCTGTTGATCTTTCGCTGCTTGGTATTCCGCCGTTTTACATTCCGGGACTTGAAACAAAACTAACTGATGAAATTGTAGTCTCAGTTCCCGATGATAAAACAAATCCAGTATCTTTTATACTTTATCAGAACTACCCCAACCCATTCAATCCAAGTACAATAATAAAATTCACAATTCCTGTCACCCTGAGCGGAGGCGAAGGGTCTTTTGTAACTCTTAAAGTTTATGATGTGTTAGGTAATGAAGTTGCAGTTTTAGTTAATGAGGAAAAAGATCCTGGTATTTATGAAGTAGATTTAGATGGCAGTAAACTTTCAAGTGGAATATATATTTATAGATTAACTGCAGGTGGATTCACTGATACGAAAAAATTAGTTTTGTTAAAATGA
- a CDS encoding TonB-dependent receptor codes for MKFLFEKKLSYAAQRLIFIPIIVFLFTEIIFAQSYSIRGKVVDPKSKPIPGVNVVLLNTEFGAATDADGTYEISNLPSGNYTIEFSAIGYQKFRKDNVVIKDELIILNVTLIESVIQTDEVLITAGKYEQKKSDLTVSTEIISGSKFSERNFSNLESAMRYVPGVNMTEDQISIRGSSGYSRGTGSRALLAIDGLPFYTGDSGEIVWEMIPTLEIQRVEIIKGASSSLYGSSAIGGVINSITKDISEKPLTMFNGFYGVYDKPYYNEWDWSGERRPFNGLTLSHSNTLGNFGFNVSLTRLEELSYRKDDDSKKYIGFLKTVYNFTPISSITFLANTFNKKAGQFLYWKDSRNVLVPPDQNLNDRIETNRYLFGLIYKSIIENNIILNIKTSYYRNYFRDNETIPNESTSHLYRGEVQINKNILDDIVLTSGVEGTFSQVNSSLFGNPDAFTIGAYTVGDITFSFPLIASLGVRYDYSKLDSLEGAGAISPKIGLNYKLTKEIILRTSLGTGFRAPTTAEAFTSTSTGGITVKPNPNIKSEHNLSFEFGLNFTPLSFINLDVAFFQNEYYDMIEPGVDPSDGLVYFSNLIRARIQGMEAGIYFDLIPNEFSFSCNYTYLWARDLQNGIALRYRPRHIFYSALDFRKWNFDLGINFRYTSRVEEIDDELVDLGIVIDGDIRVPVYTTDLNFGYNFIAMRFPINIYLTIKNLFNYNYVELIGNLRKIRSYSVGINLAI; via the coding sequence TTGAAGTTCCTGTTCGAAAAAAAATTATCCTATGCGGCGCAGCGGTTAATCTTTATTCCAATCATTGTCTTTCTATTTACTGAAATAATTTTTGCACAATCATATTCAATCAGGGGTAAAGTAGTTGATCCAAAATCAAAACCGATTCCGGGTGTTAATGTAGTACTTTTAAACACAGAGTTTGGGGCTGCAACTGATGCTGATGGAACATACGAAATATCAAATCTTCCCTCAGGTAATTATACAATTGAATTTTCTGCGATTGGTTATCAGAAATTCAGAAAAGATAATGTTGTTATTAAAGATGAATTAATTATTCTTAATGTAACATTGATTGAATCAGTAATTCAAACGGATGAAGTTCTGATTACAGCAGGAAAGTATGAACAAAAAAAATCTGACCTGACGGTAAGTACAGAAATTATTTCTGGCAGTAAATTTTCTGAAAGAAACTTCAGTAACCTGGAAAGCGCTATGAGATATGTTCCCGGTGTAAATATGACAGAAGATCAGATTAGTATTCGAGGTTCAAGCGGATATAGCAGAGGTACGGGCTCAAGAGCATTATTAGCAATTGATGGTCTTCCATTTTATACAGGCGATTCCGGAGAAATTGTATGGGAGATGATTCCCACTCTGGAAATTCAGAGAGTAGAAATTATTAAAGGTGCTTCAAGTTCACTTTATGGTTCATCTGCAATTGGCGGTGTGATAAATAGTATAACAAAAGATATTTCAGAAAAACCACTGACAATGTTTAACGGATTTTATGGAGTTTATGATAAACCTTATTATAATGAATGGGATTGGTCGGGAGAGAGAAGACCATTCAACGGATTAACACTTTCTCACTCAAATACTCTGGGAAATTTTGGATTCAATGTTTCACTTACAAGACTTGAAGAATTAAGCTATCGGAAGGATGATGATTCTAAAAAATATATCGGTTTCCTGAAAACAGTTTATAATTTTACCCCGATTTCTTCGATTACATTTTTAGCAAACACATTCAATAAAAAAGCAGGGCAGTTTCTATATTGGAAAGATTCACGAAATGTTCTTGTTCCACCGGATCAGAATCTCAATGACAGAATTGAAACAAATCGTTATCTGTTCGGGCTTATCTACAAAAGCATTATTGAGAATAACATTATTCTGAATATCAAAACAAGTTATTACAGAAATTATTTTAGGGATAATGAAACGATTCCAAACGAATCAACTTCACATCTTTACCGCGGTGAAGTTCAGATAAATAAAAATATTTTAGATGATATAGTATTAACAAGCGGAGTTGAGGGAACTTTCTCACAAGTTAATTCCAGTTTATTTGGTAACCCGGATGCTTTCACTATCGGAGCTTACACTGTCGGAGATATAACGTTTAGTTTTCCCCTGATTGCAAGTCTGGGAGTGAGATATGATTACAGCAAGCTTGACTCTCTCGAAGGCGCAGGTGCAATTTCTCCAAAGATCGGATTGAATTATAAACTCACAAAGGAAATTATTCTGAGAACTTCACTCGGAACGGGATTTCGTGCACCAACAACAGCAGAAGCTTTTACTTCAACTTCAACCGGTGGAATAACAGTAAAGCCTAATCCAAATATTAAATCAGAGCATAATTTATCTTTTGAATTTGGTCTAAACTTCACACCCCTCAGTTTTATAAATCTGGATGTGGCATTTTTTCAGAATGAATATTATGATATGATTGAACCCGGAGTAGATCCTTCGGATGGTTTGGTGTATTTCAGTAATCTTATCAGAGCGAGAATTCAGGGGATGGAAGCAGGAATTTATTTTGATTTGATACCGAACGAATTTTCTTTTTCTTGTAATTATACTTATCTATGGGCAAGAGACCTGCAAAACGGAATTGCACTACGTTATCGTCCAAGACACATTTTTTATTCTGCATTGGATTTCAGAAAATGGAATTTTGATTTAGGAATTAACTTCCGATACACAAGCAGAGTTGAAGAAATTGATGATGAACTTGTTGATCTTGGTATTGTGATTGATGGCGACATTCGTGTTCCTGTTTATACAACTGACCTGAACTTTGGCTATAATTTTATTGCAATGAGATTTCCGATAAATATTTATTTAACTATCAAAAACCTTTTCAATTATAATTATGTTGAACTTATTGGTAATTTGAGAAAAATAAGAAGTTATTCAGTTGGAATAAACCTTGCAATTTAA
- a CDS encoding TonB-dependent receptor yields the protein MLSQLILLLSIISLTTISFAQDISGNLEGILTDSLGNPLPGVNITVQSDNLQGLKGTATNQKGYFGNFYLPVGSYKVKISMIGFRDLVVENVQVRLGKTTYLGNLKLSPEAINLPEITVSEERNIIDPTATTYGGNLQPKYFDQLPIDRGYQDMVTLLPQANVSFFGDAANIGGATGFENKYFIDGVDVTDPLFGTTGMNLPYNFIQEVELKAGGYESEYISALGGLVNAVTYSGTNDFHGSAFGFFTNNNLTDNPRLGLLDPTQGDISKYDFGFSIRGPIVQEMLWFSVAYNPIFDNHDVEIPVYGTYTDKIVTHSFAAKLTWSASSKLQLIFSANGDPFTEDYVWPGNLTDSTTNPDLYLEYHTGGMYSASAKGIFTVSSDLLLNASIARVIRHDTGEPATEAGNAAYFYDFITQTQSGGTGGWYDSYRYNTIAKISGTHSFYTHNMSAGIEYKVNGTDNKYFYNSINHDFSAFFDTIMYRENIGEGFQTVQQRLPSFYIQDAWQIFPTLRFNVGVRWDGQYVIGSNGELAQTIDVPLQPRLGLIFSPSENGSDKIFGSYGRYVQELNLGTGMAYSDQGYNSTIYYYQDPRYYPEQEPIYSEYNQFSIAPEVENLQAQYYDEFSLGYERIIWNNFKIGIQGLYRTLGQAIDDAFILSDFRWGVGNPGKYPLQDRPEAIRDYAALIISIERRGDEHFNFLASYVLSRDYGNYEGLFDAFYHSPFPNQAMSYDNAFIFENINGLVPNDRTHVFKFSGSYNFLFGLTAGITFLLESGTPLSEYTIGSFGTGIHFLTPRGSAGRTPTVWDLGARFTYPLPLMNLFRSRIILDLFHIASQQEPVDIDQQKYFVNRSGNPTEPNPTYGQAFRYQPSMSMRLGMEINF from the coding sequence ATGTTGTCTCAACTAATCTTATTGTTATCGATAATCTCACTTACTACAATTTCATTTGCTCAGGATATATCTGGCAATCTTGAGGGGATATTAACAGATTCTCTTGGTAATCCTTTACCCGGAGTGAATATCACAGTGCAAAGTGATAATCTTCAAGGTCTAAAAGGTACGGCTACAAACCAGAAAGGATATTTCGGAAACTTCTACCTTCCTGTTGGCAGTTACAAAGTAAAAATAAGTATGATCGGTTTCAGAGATTTAGTTGTTGAAAATGTTCAAGTCAGGCTTGGTAAAACGACCTATCTGGGTAATCTGAAATTATCTCCTGAAGCAATTAATCTTCCCGAGATAACTGTCTCAGAAGAAAGAAATATTATCGATCCCACAGCAACGACCTACGGTGGAAATCTTCAGCCAAAGTATTTTGATCAATTGCCAATTGACCGGGGTTATCAAGATATGGTAACTTTATTACCTCAGGCGAATGTAAGTTTCTTTGGAGATGCAGCTAATATTGGCGGTGCTACAGGTTTTGAAAACAAATATTTTATTGATGGAGTGGATGTAACAGATCCTTTATTCGGAACTACTGGAATGAACCTTCCTTATAATTTTATTCAGGAGGTTGAATTAAAAGCTGGTGGGTATGAATCTGAATATATCAGTGCCCTTGGTGGACTGGTTAATGCAGTAACTTATTCTGGAACGAATGATTTTCATGGTTCTGCATTTGGATTCTTCACAAATAACAACCTGACTGATAATCCGCGATTGGGTTTACTTGACCCGACTCAGGGAGATATTTCTAAATACGATTTTGGTTTTAGTATAAGAGGACCAATTGTACAGGAAATGCTCTGGTTTAGTGTTGCATACAATCCTATTTTTGACAACCACGATGTTGAAATTCCTGTATATGGAACCTATACAGACAAAATTGTAACTCATTCTTTCGCTGCAAAACTGACCTGGAGTGCATCATCAAAATTGCAACTTATTTTTTCTGCAAATGGAGATCCTTTTACTGAAGACTATGTCTGGCCTGGAAATCTAACAGATTCAACAACTAATCCAGACTTGTATCTTGAATATCACACAGGCGGTATGTATAGTGCTTCGGCTAAAGGTATTTTCACTGTCAGTTCAGATTTATTATTAAATGCATCTATTGCCAGAGTAATCAGGCATGATACCGGTGAGCCAGCAACAGAGGCAGGCAATGCTGCATATTTTTATGATTTTATAACACAAACTCAATCAGGTGGTACCGGTGGCTGGTATGATTCATACCGCTATAATACGATTGCAAAAATATCTGGAACTCATTCCTTTTACACTCATAATATGAGTGCTGGAATCGAGTATAAAGTTAATGGAACAGATAATAAGTATTTCTACAATTCTATTAATCATGATTTTTCGGCATTCTTCGACACAATTATGTACAGGGAGAACATTGGCGAAGGATTTCAAACCGTTCAACAGAGACTTCCATCTTTTTATATTCAGGATGCCTGGCAAATTTTTCCAACACTTCGATTCAATGTTGGGGTAAGATGGGATGGGCAGTACGTGATTGGCTCAAACGGTGAGCTTGCACAGACAATTGATGTGCCGCTCCAGCCACGTCTTGGACTCATCTTCTCACCGAGTGAAAATGGTTCAGATAAAATTTTTGGTTCTTATGGCCGGTATGTTCAGGAACTTAATCTGGGCACAGGTATGGCATATTCCGATCAGGGATATAATTCTACAATTTACTATTATCAAGATCCAAGATATTACCCTGAACAAGAACCCATTTATTCAGAGTACAATCAATTTTCTATAGCGCCAGAAGTGGAAAATCTTCAGGCACAGTACTATGATGAATTCAGCCTCGGATATGAAAGAATAATCTGGAACAACTTTAAGATTGGTATCCAGGGATTATATAGAACCCTTGGTCAAGCGATTGATGATGCTTTTATTTTATCTGATTTTAGGTGGGGTGTTGGTAACCCTGGGAAATACCCGTTGCAAGATCGTCCTGAAGCGATAAGAGATTATGCAGCTTTAATCATCAGTATTGAACGACGTGGTGATGAGCACTTTAATTTTCTTGCTTCGTATGTACTTTCAAGAGACTATGGAAATTATGAAGGATTATTTGATGCATTTTATCACAGTCCATTTCCAAATCAGGCTATGAGTTATGATAATGCATTTATCTTCGAAAACATAAACGGGCTTGTGCCGAACGATAGAACTCACGTATTTAAATTTTCAGGCTCATACAACTTTCTATTTGGATTAACTGCAGGAATAACGTTTTTATTAGAATCCGGTACACCGTTAAGTGAATATACCATTGGAAGTTTTGGTACTGGAATACACTTCCTGACTCCGCGTGGATCTGCTGGCAGAACTCCAACTGTCTGGGATCTTGGTGCAAGATTTACGTATCCATTACCTCTTATGAATTTATTCCGTTCCCGAATTATTCTTGACTTATTTCATATTGCAAGTCAGCAGGAACCTGTAGATATTGATCAGCAGAAATACTTTGTTAATAGAAGTGGAAACCCAACCGAGCCAAATCCAACCTACGGTCAGGCATTCAGATACCAGCCATCTATGTCTATGCGTCTGGGAATGGAAATAAATTTTTAA
- a CDS encoding T9SS type A sorting domain-containing protein: MKVFSYFACQIIVICLFLPNTVWSQWIQEGSKVIPNSYIGSTVWFGYSVALSADGNTAIVGGIGDNANAGAAWVYKRDIGGNWIFEAKLIGSGAVGNASQGFAVALSSDGNTALVGGLGDDTNKGAVWVFTRSGSIWSQQGNKLVGSGAIGNAQQGSALSLSADGNMAIIGGFRDNNFAGAIWVFTRTGNVWSQQGSKITVSDAIGNARFGISVDLSSDGSTAIVGGHTDNTNAGAAWILTRTGTTWLVQTKLTGAGAVGTARFGRSVSISSDGNTAIVGGYEDNASTGAVWVFTGNGSTWTQQGNKLVGSGATGNASQGFSISLSSDGNTALVGGIDDNATAGAAWVFIRNGVVWSQSGNKLVGSSAIGSANQGGAVAISYDGNTAIIGGIADNINLGAAWVFIPGTTSIPVDETLSGFLLEQNYPNPFNPSTVIRYQLPVTGFVTLKVYDVLGNEVATLVNEEKPAGSYEVEFSVGQSATGGSSPDIASGIYFYKLQAGSFVETKKMLLLK; encoded by the coding sequence ATGAAAGTGTTTTCATATTTTGCTTGTCAGATTATTGTGATCTGTCTTTTCCTTCCGAATACTGTCTGGTCACAATGGATTCAAGAAGGAAGCAAAGTTATTCCAAATAGTTATATAGGATCTACAGTATGGTTTGGGTATTCCGTTGCATTATCAGCGGATGGAAATACAGCGATCGTTGGCGGAATTGGCGACAATGCAAATGCTGGAGCAGCATGGGTTTATAAAAGAGATATTGGTGGTAACTGGATTTTTGAAGCAAAACTAATTGGTTCCGGTGCAGTTGGAAATGCAAGTCAAGGATTTGCTGTCGCACTTTCATCTGATGGCAATACTGCACTTGTAGGTGGTCTCGGAGATGATACAAATAAAGGTGCTGTCTGGGTGTTTACCAGATCCGGTAGTATATGGAGTCAGCAGGGGAATAAACTTGTAGGATCAGGTGCAATAGGGAACGCACAACAAGGCAGCGCTCTATCACTTTCCGCAGATGGTAATATGGCAATCATAGGAGGATTCCGTGATAATAACTTTGCTGGTGCTATTTGGGTTTTCACGCGAACAGGGAATGTTTGGTCTCAACAAGGAAGTAAGATCACCGTTTCAGATGCAATAGGCAATGCAAGATTTGGAATTTCAGTCGATCTTTCATCGGATGGGAGTACTGCCATCGTCGGAGGTCATACAGATAATACTAATGCTGGAGCTGCGTGGATATTAACCCGAACCGGTACAACCTGGCTGGTTCAAACAAAACTTACTGGTGCAGGTGCAGTAGGAACTGCCCGGTTTGGTCGCTCAGTTTCTATTTCCTCCGATGGGAATACAGCTATCGTTGGTGGATATGAAGACAATGCTTCTACAGGTGCCGTTTGGGTTTTCACCGGAAACGGTAGTACGTGGACACAACAAGGCAACAAACTTGTTGGATCCGGTGCTACAGGCAATGCAAGTCAGGGATTTTCAATATCTCTTTCATCAGATGGAAACACTGCATTGGTTGGTGGTATTGATGACAATGCGACTGCTGGTGCAGCCTGGGTTTTTATCCGGAATGGTGTGGTATGGTCACAATCAGGAAATAAGCTGGTTGGTTCGAGTGCTATTGGCAGTGCAAACCAGGGCGGTGCTGTTGCAATCTCATACGATGGCAATACAGCAATCATCGGAGGGATTGCCGATAACATTAATTTAGGAGCCGCTTGGGTTTTCATTCCAGGTACAACTTCTATTCCGGTTGATGAAACACTTTCTGGATTTTTGTTGGAGCAAAACTATCCCAACCCATTTAATCCAAGTACGGTAATCCGTTATCAGTTACCGGTAACCGGTTTCGTAACATTGAAAGTTTATGATGTGTTAGGTAATGAAGTTGCAACTCTGGTTAATGAAGAAAAACCAGCAGGAAGTTATGAGGTAGAATTTTCAGTGGGTCAGTCCGCCACAGGCGGATCCAGTCCTGACATAGCAAGCGGAATTTATTTCTATAAACTGCAAGCTGGATCTTTTGTTGAAACAAAGAAAATGTTGTTGTTGAAGTAA